Part of the Acidobacteriota bacterium genome, TCGCCCACCATCCTTGAAACCGACGAGATTATCACGCACGTGGCGGTAGAATGAGCACGTGGACGTCTACGAAGAGATCGTGCAGTTGCGCCGAGAAGGCCGCAAGGGTGCATTGGCGACCATCGTCAACGTGCGGGGCTCCATCCCGTCGTTCGAGACGGCGAAGATGCTGGTTCGCGACGACGGCACGATCGTGGGCACCATCGGCGGCGGTTGCGTGGAAGCCGAGGTCTGGCAGGCGGCGAAGGAAGTAATGGCTTCCGAGAAGCCGCGTACGTTGCACTTCGACCTGAACAACGACCCGAAGTACGATACCGGCCTGGTATGCGGAGGCACCCTCGAGGTCTTCGTCGAGCCGATAGCGCCCACTCCGCACCTGTATATCTTCGGCGCCGGCCATGTTGCGCACAGCCTGTATAAAGTCGCCCGCATCGCCTCTTTCGACGTCACCGTGATCGACGATCGCGAGAGCTATGCCAGCCGCGAACGTTTTCCCGAGGCGCGCGACGTCTACGCGGACGACTTCGACCACGTGATCTCCCAGCTCGCGCCGAGCGAGGGCTCCTACATGGTCATCGTCACCCGCGGCCACCGCGACGACATGCGTATTTTGCGCTGGGCGGTTGAGCAACCGAGCCGCTACCTTGGGATGATCGGATCCAAACGAAAGGTCATCGCGATCTACAAAGAGTTGGAGAAGGCTGGCATCTCGCACGAGCGGCTGCTCCGCGTGGCTGCTCCGGTCGGCCTTGCGATCGGAGCTATCACACCCCAGGAGATCGCCGTCGCCATCGTCGCCGAGATGATCGCCGTACGCCGTCACGCTGCGCCCTCAGTCCCACGCATGCGTTACTACGAAGAGCCGACCGGTCTCGTCCTGTGACCCGCTCACCCAGCTTCGCCGGGATAATCCTCGCTGCGGGCGAGTCGTCACGTATGGGACGCGACAAGGCCCTGCTCCCCTGGGACGGCGGCACGTTCCTCTCCGGCGCGATACAGATGCTCAGTCCCCACGTCGAACTGGTACTCGTAGTGACCGGCCAGAACGGAAACACTCTCGCCCCAGTCGTGAATGCGCTCGGAGCAAAGCTCATTGAGAATCACCATCCGGAACACGGACAGTTCAGCTCGCTGCAAGTCGGTCTGCACGAGGTGCTGAATCGCGGCCGCGACGCTGCGATCATCGCGCTAGTCGATCGACCGCCAGCGCACTCCAAGACCGTGGCCCACCTGAAGCTAGAATTCCTGCGCGTCGTCGAAGACGGCCAATGGGCAGTCATCCCGGAGCATGAAGGCAAGCATGGTCATCCCATCATCGCCGGCCGCGAACTGATGGAGGCGTGCCTGCGGGCGCCCCTACACTCGAACGCCCGCGACGTGGAGCATGCGCACCAAGCGAAGGTCGTCTATGTGCACGTGTCGGACGCGAACGTGGTCCGCAATGTGGACACTCCCGAGCAATATCAGGACCTGACTCGCGGATGACCGACGAACCTTCGCTTTTCATCGACTCGATTTTGGCACTCGCGCCCAAGACTGCCGCGTTCGACTGTGACGGCACGCTCTGGGACGCCGATAGCGGTATGGAGTTCTTTTACTGGCTGCTCGACCATGGGTTGGTCGACGCTGCGACCGATGCCTGGGCGCGGCCACGCTATCAGGATTACCTGGCAGGCCGCGTGGATGAACAGACCATGTGCGGCGAGATGGTGCAGATCTGCCGCGGCATGCGCATGGAAGTGGTCACCGATGCTGCGCGCGCATTCTTTCGCGAGAAGGTCGAAGCGCGCATATTTCCCGAGATGCTGCAGCTGACGAGCCGGCTGCGCGAGCTCGGCTGTGAGCTCTGGGCAGTCTCTTCCAGCAATCAGTGGCTCATCGAGGTTGAGGCCGCACCTTTCGGATTCGCAGCCGATCACGTGCTCGCTGCCGCCACCGAAGTCGAGGATGGCTTGATCACCGGCCGGCTCCTGCGTGTTCCTACCGGCCCGGGCAAAGCCACCGCCCTGAAGGAGCACGCGCAACGGCCCGTAGAGCTCGCCTTCGGCAACAGCATCCATGACCTGGCCATGCTGGAATCGGCGACCCACCCCTTCGTCATCGCCCACAATCCCGACCTGGCAGAGCTCGCGCGGATGCGTGGGTGGCCCATCTACCACCCCACGCTGTAACACACTTAGTTCCTTGCCTCCGCGCGCGTCCCTCGATATCCGCGCGCAGCTTAGTTCCCCCGCAATCCCCTAAGTAACGAACCTCAGAAGCACTAGGCCATTCACCTAATTGGCCGAATCTTCCTTGCGCCGTATCTTCCTCGGACCGAACGGCCCCGTCACTTCGTCGGCGCGGTCAGTGGTACCGCTGCTGGGATCTGTGATGGTTACCACTGGGTACGTGTTCGGCACACAGTGCAATCTGAAGGGCTCAAAGCAGTGGGACATTTGGGATTACAATCAGCACTGGATACCTACTGGGATTCCGTGTGCGGTGCCAACCGCGTACGCCTGGCATCACTTGACTTGGGAATTCGAACGCGTAAATGGGAAAATGCACTACATCGCGGTGACTTTGGACGGGAAGAAGAGTTATGTCGACCGCTATCAAGTCCCCCGTCCAAAGACCACACCTGAGCTGAACGTTGCTGTGCAACTCGACGGCAACAGTGCGATGACTGACTACTCCGAGTGGGTAGACAAGATCTCGCTCAAGATCTGGTAA contains:
- a CDS encoding nucleotidyltransferase family protein; the encoded protein is MGRDKALLPWDGGTFLSGAIQMLSPHVELVLVVTGQNGNTLAPVVNALGAKLIENHHPEHGQFSSLQVGLHEVLNRGRDAAIIALVDRPPAHSKTVAHLKLEFLRVVEDGQWAVIPEHEGKHGHPIIAGRELMEACLRAPLHSNARDVEHAHQAKVVYVHVSDANVVRNVDTPEQYQDLTRG
- a CDS encoding HAD-IB family phosphatase, which encodes MTDEPSLFIDSILALAPKTAAFDCDGTLWDADSGMEFFYWLLDHGLVDAATDAWARPRYQDYLAGRVDEQTMCGEMVQICRGMRMEVVTDAARAFFREKVEARIFPEMLQLTSRLRELGCELWAVSSSNQWLIEVEAAPFGFAADHVLAAATEVEDGLITGRLLRVPTGPGKATALKEHAQRPVELAFGNSIHDLAMLESATHPFVIAHNPDLAELARMRGWPIYHPTL
- a CDS encoding XdhC/CoxI family protein, coding for MDVYEEIVQLRREGRKGALATIVNVRGSIPSFETAKMLVRDDGTIVGTIGGGCVEAEVWQAAKEVMASEKPRTLHFDLNNDPKYDTGLVCGGTLEVFVEPIAPTPHLYIFGAGHVAHSLYKVARIASFDVTVIDDRESYASRERFPEARDVYADDFDHVISQLAPSEGSYMVIVTRGHRDDMRILRWAVEQPSRYLGMIGSKRKVIAIYKELEKAGISHERLLRVAAPVGLAIGAITPQEIAVAIVAEMIAVRRHAAPSVPRMRYYEEPTGLVL